One genomic segment of Arthrobacter sp. Marseille-P9274 includes these proteins:
- a CDS encoding ABC transporter permease, translating to MTTTLPPTSGSTAPSPNPEAPGTAGTGLFRDAFHRLRRNPQAIAGAIIVALFLLVAALAPVLAPYGGEDLPGRTLITPTHIPGPGETPGFVLGLDRFGGDLLSKLIWGAQASLLIGIISTAMGLVGGMLLGILAGGFGGWVDNVIMRLVDIMLSVPNLLLAVSIAAVLGQGPYAVMIAIGVAQVPVFARLLRSSMLSQRSADYVLAARTLGLSKGTITMNHLLPNSVGPVIVQATLTLATAVIDAAALSFLGLGGGRPQTAEWGRMLTYAQNELGIAPQLAFLPGICIAITALGFTLLGESLRESLDPKSRQK from the coding sequence ATGACCACAACGCTTCCCCCCACCAGCGGCTCGACCGCCCCGAGCCCCAATCCGGAGGCGCCGGGGACCGCCGGCACCGGCCTCTTCCGCGACGCCTTCCACCGGCTGCGGCGCAATCCCCAAGCCATCGCCGGCGCCATCATCGTGGCGCTGTTCCTGCTGGTGGCCGCGCTGGCCCCCGTCCTGGCTCCCTACGGCGGCGAGGACCTTCCCGGCCGCACGTTGATCACCCCGACGCATATCCCGGGCCCGGGAGAGACTCCCGGCTTTGTGCTGGGGCTGGATCGGTTCGGCGGGGACCTGCTGAGCAAGCTCATCTGGGGTGCCCAGGCCTCGCTGCTGATCGGCATCATCTCGACGGCTATGGGCCTGGTCGGCGGGATGTTGTTGGGAATCCTTGCGGGCGGCTTCGGCGGCTGGGTGGACAACGTCATCATGCGCCTGGTGGACATCATGCTGTCCGTGCCGAACCTGCTGCTGGCCGTCTCGATCGCCGCGGTTCTGGGCCAGGGGCCCTACGCGGTGATGATCGCCATCGGCGTCGCCCAGGTGCCCGTCTTTGCGCGGCTGCTGCGCTCCTCAATGCTTTCCCAGCGCAGTGCCGACTATGTCCTGGCCGCCCGGACCCTGGGCCTCAGCAAGGGGACCATCACGATGAACCACCTGCTGCCCAACAGCGTGGGCCCGGTGATCGTGCAGGCAACGCTGACCCTGGCCACGGCGGTCATCGACGCCGCCGCGTTGTCTTTCCTGGGCCTCGGCGGCGGGAGGCCGCAGACCGCTGAGTGGGGACGGATGCTGACCTACGCGCAGAACGAGCTCGGCATTGCCCCGCAGCTGGCCTTCCTCCCCGGCATCTGCATTGCCATCACTGCACTGGGCTTCACGCTGCTGGGCGAATCGCTGCGCGAATCGCTGGATCCGAAGTCGCGGCAGAAATAG
- a CDS encoding ABC transporter substrate-binding protein has protein sequence MQDSPARRTFLKAGAAAAALVLTGCTGQPGAPRSTATTSRVPLPANLKFTMGTAADPAVLDPVLAVDTESFRITRQVMETLVGVNRDTGVPAPGLATEFTEEADGRAYVFKLREGVTFHDGTAFDAEAVRANFERWFRLPRALRPSSGSLPYSAVFGSFADEEPESVYRGCEVLGPLEIRLELNRRYTGLVAALSMPSFAIASPAALEAKTADKLSEERGGRRLSAFGLHPVGTGPYRLKEFSEGKVLLEEFDQYWGPAAQVGTVEFTTLSHPAARLRELRTGDIDGYDLATPETYAGLVRGGMQILQRDPFAVTYLGINKAFGPLDDVRIRQAIAHAIDRDALLKSFFLQGSVEAKQFVPPSLGVNSEDIPYYEYAPDRARELLAEAEYDGAELPFYYPLDVTRAYLPTPEKIYAELSRQLTAAGFNIRPKPVAWSDGYLDRVRESKDQALHLGGMNGSYRDPDNFLGTLFGTESSEFGLDSAQLTSRLARARTLEPGEERTAAYLQINEQLARLLPAVPLAFPVSALAMGPRVESYPASPMLNEPCNLIRIRSEA, from the coding sequence GTGCAAGATTCGCCTGCGCGGCGCACGTTCCTCAAGGCCGGCGCGGCGGCTGCGGCACTGGTGCTCACCGGCTGCACCGGGCAGCCAGGCGCACCGCGTTCGACGGCGACGACATCGCGGGTGCCGCTGCCCGCGAACCTCAAATTCACCATGGGCACGGCCGCGGACCCGGCCGTCCTCGATCCCGTCCTGGCCGTCGACACGGAATCCTTCCGCATCACCCGCCAGGTCATGGAGACCCTCGTCGGCGTCAATCGGGACACCGGGGTTCCGGCGCCCGGACTGGCAACCGAATTCACGGAGGAGGCCGACGGCCGCGCCTACGTGTTCAAGCTGCGGGAGGGCGTGACTTTCCACGACGGCACTGCTTTCGATGCCGAGGCCGTGCGCGCCAACTTCGAGCGCTGGTTCCGGCTGCCCCGTGCCCTCCGGCCAAGCAGCGGGAGCCTGCCGTACAGCGCCGTCTTCGGGTCCTTTGCCGATGAGGAGCCCGAGTCCGTCTACCGGGGCTGCGAAGTGCTGGGGCCGCTGGAGATCAGGCTGGAACTCAACCGCCGCTACACCGGACTCGTGGCCGCGCTCTCTATGCCGTCCTTCGCCATCGCGTCACCGGCGGCGCTCGAGGCTAAGACGGCGGACAAGCTGAGCGAGGAGCGCGGCGGAAGGCGGCTGTCCGCCTTCGGGCTGCACCCCGTCGGGACCGGCCCGTACCGGCTGAAGGAGTTCTCGGAGGGCAAGGTCCTGCTGGAAGAGTTCGACCAGTATTGGGGGCCGGCGGCGCAGGTCGGCACGGTGGAGTTCACCACGCTCTCGCATCCGGCCGCCCGGCTCCGCGAACTGAGGACCGGCGACATCGATGGCTACGACCTGGCGACGCCGGAAACCTACGCCGGGCTGGTCCGGGGCGGCATGCAGATCCTCCAGCGCGACCCGTTCGCCGTGACCTATCTGGGCATCAATAAGGCCTTCGGCCCGCTCGATGACGTCCGCATCCGCCAGGCCATCGCCCACGCGATCGACCGGGACGCGTTGCTGAAGTCCTTCTTCCTGCAGGGTTCGGTGGAAGCCAAGCAGTTCGTGCCGCCGAGCCTGGGCGTCAACAGCGAGGACATTCCCTACTACGAGTATGCCCCGGACCGCGCCAGGGAACTGCTCGCGGAGGCGGAGTACGACGGCGCGGAGCTGCCCTTCTACTATCCGCTGGATGTCACCCGGGCATACCTGCCCACCCCGGAGAAGATCTACGCCGAACTGAGCCGCCAGCTGACGGCGGCCGGCTTCAACATCCGGCCCAAGCCGGTGGCCTGGTCGGACGGCTACCTGGACCGGGTGCGCGAAAGCAAGGACCAGGCCCTCCACCTCGGCGGTATGAACGGCAGCTACCGCGATCCGGACAACTTTCTCGGCACGCTCTTCGGCACGGAGTCGAGCGAATTCGGGCTGGACAGCGCGCAACTGACCAGCAGGCTGGCGCGGGCACGGACGCTGGAGCCCGGCGAGGAGCGGACGGCCGCCTACCTGCAGATCAACGAGCAGCTGGCGCGGCTGCTGCCGGCAGTGCCGCTGGCGTTCCCGGTGTCGGCCCTGGCCATGGGGCCCCGGGTCGAAAGCTACCCGGCCAGCCCCATGCTGAATGAGCCCTGCAACCTGATCCGTATCCGCTCCGAAGCCTAG
- a CDS encoding malate:quinone oxidoreductase, producing the protein MTAINPSGSSKNIDVALIGVGIMSTTLGSLLKQLQPTWSISLYENLAQGGLESSDPWNNAGTGHAALCELNYTPAAADGSVPTAKAVGINEQFHVSRQFWAHMVSEGHIGSPKEFINPLPHMSFVWGNEHSDYLKRRYEALRAEPLFEKIEYSEDHAELADWVPLVMEGRDPSQRVAGSRVVGGTDVDFGTLTRKLAGYMDANGAELNYGHKVLDVSRASNGRWELKVKNNSTGETSTVSARFVFVGAGGGALHLLQRSGIPEAKGFGGFPVSGQFLRSTDESVIARHNAKVYGQASVGAPPMSVPHLDTRFVDGKRSLLFGPYGGFSPNFLKSGSFLDLPLSVRPHNLIPMLAVAKDNMSLVKYLVTEVLKSRPKKIAALREFYPDVVGDAWELITAGQRVQVIKKDPKSGGVLQFGTEVITSADGSISGLLGASPGASTAAPIMIQVLQRCFPTEFKNWEPKLKGMIPGYGAKLNENASLLSDITSDTDRVLELG; encoded by the coding sequence TTGACTGCTATTAACCCTTCGGGATCATCCAAAAACATTGACGTTGCGCTGATCGGCGTCGGCATCATGAGCACCACGCTCGGCTCCCTGCTCAAGCAGCTGCAGCCCACGTGGAGCATCTCCCTCTACGAGAACCTCGCCCAGGGCGGGCTTGAAAGCTCCGACCCCTGGAACAACGCCGGCACCGGCCACGCCGCGCTGTGCGAGCTGAACTACACGCCGGCCGCGGCGGACGGCTCCGTCCCCACCGCCAAGGCCGTGGGAATCAACGAGCAGTTCCATGTCTCCCGCCAGTTCTGGGCCCACATGGTGTCCGAGGGCCACATCGGTTCTCCGAAGGAATTCATCAACCCGCTGCCGCACATGAGCTTCGTCTGGGGCAACGAACACTCGGATTACCTCAAGCGCCGCTACGAAGCCCTGCGCGCCGAGCCCCTGTTCGAAAAGATCGAATACAGCGAGGACCACGCCGAACTCGCCGACTGGGTACCGCTGGTCATGGAAGGCCGCGACCCCAGCCAGCGCGTGGCCGGCTCCCGCGTCGTCGGCGGAACCGATGTCGATTTCGGCACCCTGACCCGCAAGCTCGCCGGCTACATGGACGCCAACGGCGCCGAGCTGAATTACGGCCACAAGGTGCTGGATGTCAGCCGCGCCAGCAACGGCCGCTGGGAGCTGAAGGTCAAGAACAACTCGACCGGCGAGACCAGCACGGTCTCGGCCCGCTTCGTCTTCGTCGGCGCCGGCGGCGGGGCCCTGCATCTGCTGCAGCGCTCCGGCATTCCGGAGGCCAAGGGCTTCGGCGGCTTCCCGGTTTCCGGCCAGTTCCTGCGCTCTACCGACGAGTCCGTCATCGCGCGCCACAACGCCAAGGTCTACGGCCAGGCGTCGGTCGGCGCCCCGCCAATGTCCGTGCCGCACCTGGACACGCGCTTCGTCGACGGCAAGCGCTCCCTGCTCTTCGGCCCGTACGGCGGATTCTCCCCGAACTTCCTGAAGTCCGGCTCCTTCCTGGACCTGCCGCTCTCGGTTCGCCCGCACAACCTGATTCCGATGCTGGCCGTCGCCAAGGACAACATGAGCCTGGTCAAGTACCTGGTCACCGAGGTCCTCAAGAGCCGGCCGAAGAAGATCGCCGCGCTGCGGGAATTCTACCCCGACGTCGTCGGAGATGCTTGGGAACTGATCACCGCCGGCCAGCGCGTCCAGGTCATCAAGAAGGATCCGAAGAGCGGCGGCGTGCTGCAGTTCGGCACCGAGGTCATCACCTCGGCCGACGGCAGCATCAGCGGCCTGCTCGGCGCCTCGCCCGGAGCCTCCACCGCGGCGCCGATCATGATCCAGGTGCTGCAGCGCTGCTTCCCCACCGAGTTCAAGAACTGGGAGCCCAAGCTCAAGGGCATGATCCCCGGTTATGGCGCGAAGCTCAACGAAAACGCCTCGCTGCTCTCCGACATCACCTCGGACACCGACCGGGTGCTGGAACTAGGCTAA
- the bcp gene encoding thioredoxin-dependent thiol peroxidase, with protein MAQRLATGDTAPDFTLQDSTGKEVSLAEFRGRNVVVYFYPAASTPGCTKEACDFRDSLSSLAGSGYDVVGISPDAAPKLVKFAEAEQLNFPLLSDTDHAVAEAYGAWGEKKNYGKTYEGLIRSTIVVGPDGKVALAQYNVRATGHVAKLRRDLGLEAASK; from the coding sequence ATGGCCCAACGTTTGGCAACAGGCGACACCGCCCCGGACTTCACGCTGCAGGATTCGACGGGTAAAGAGGTGTCGCTCGCCGAATTCCGCGGACGCAATGTCGTTGTCTACTTCTATCCCGCCGCGTCGACGCCGGGGTGCACGAAAGAGGCCTGCGACTTCCGCGATAGCCTCTCTTCCTTGGCCGGGTCCGGGTACGACGTCGTGGGCATCTCTCCCGATGCCGCGCCCAAGCTCGTGAAGTTCGCCGAAGCGGAGCAGTTGAATTTCCCGCTGCTGTCGGACACTGACCATGCCGTTGCCGAGGCCTACGGTGCCTGGGGAGAAAAGAAGAACTACGGCAAAACCTATGAAGGCCTGATCCGCTCTACGATCGTCGTCGGCCCCGACGGCAAGGTCGCGCTGGCCCAGTACAACGTGCGCGCCACCGGCCATGTGGCCAAACTGCGCCGCGATCTGGGCCTCGAAGCGGCAAGCAAGTAG
- a CDS encoding ABC transporter ATP-binding protein, whose amino-acid sequence MIDTAQPLLEIRNLAVDFRTTYGEVSAVKDASFSLAEGQTLAIVGESGSGKSTTAMAAIGLLPRNGGVSSGSILFDGEELVGMPEQRMRRIRGRQIGLVPQDPMSNLNPVTRIGTQVAETLLVHGMATPRNVEAKVVEALEAAGLPDARERARQYPHEFSGGMRQRALIAIGLACRPRLLIADEPTSALDVTVQRTILDQIDRMTEELGTAVLLITHDLGLAAERAEQLVVMHRGMVVETGPAEQLLEDPRHPYTRSLVKAAPSVAAVRLQPGAYAAGTDERTSHAEEDFAAKPDAVSMARDADNIVELRNLTKAYKIRGREDDFYAARNVTLEVPRGRTVAIVGESGSGKTTTARMLLKLIEPTSGSMTFDGMDVARLSKEQLRDFRQRVQPVFQDPYSSLNPVFTIGRIIEEPLSTYKRGNAGERAARVRELMDQVALPHSMLRRYPSELSGGQRQRVAIARALALKPELLVCDEPVSALDVLVQAQILKLLGDLQAELGLSYLLISHDLAVVRLISDYVCVMKDGELVEAASSEEVFTNPRHPYTRRLLASIPGNELEIYDDDPDIAS is encoded by the coding sequence ATGATCGATACCGCCCAGCCGCTGCTTGAGATCCGCAACCTCGCAGTCGACTTCCGCACGACCTATGGCGAGGTCTCGGCCGTGAAGGACGCCAGCTTTAGCCTTGCGGAGGGCCAGACACTGGCCATCGTGGGGGAGTCCGGTTCCGGGAAATCGACGACGGCGATGGCGGCCATCGGGCTTTTGCCGCGGAACGGCGGGGTCAGTTCCGGGAGCATCCTGTTCGACGGCGAGGAGCTCGTGGGGATGCCCGAGCAACGGATGCGACGGATCCGCGGACGGCAGATCGGACTCGTGCCCCAGGACCCGATGTCCAACCTGAATCCCGTCACGAGGATCGGTACGCAGGTCGCCGAAACGTTGCTGGTGCACGGCATGGCTACGCCGCGCAACGTCGAGGCCAAGGTCGTGGAGGCGCTCGAGGCGGCCGGCCTGCCGGACGCCCGGGAACGCGCCAGGCAGTACCCGCACGAATTTTCGGGCGGTATGCGGCAGCGCGCGCTGATCGCCATCGGCCTGGCCTGCCGGCCGCGGCTGCTGATCGCCGACGAGCCGACGTCCGCCCTGGACGTCACGGTCCAACGGACCATCCTGGACCAGATCGACCGGATGACCGAAGAACTCGGCACCGCGGTGCTGCTGATCACGCACGACTTGGGCCTGGCCGCCGAACGGGCCGAGCAGCTGGTGGTCATGCACCGCGGGATGGTGGTCGAGACGGGCCCGGCCGAACAGCTCCTCGAAGACCCCCGGCACCCCTATACCCGTTCCCTGGTGAAGGCGGCGCCCAGCGTCGCTGCCGTGCGGCTCCAGCCGGGGGCGTACGCGGCCGGCACCGACGAACGGACCAGTCATGCGGAGGAAGACTTTGCCGCAAAGCCCGATGCGGTATCGATGGCCAGGGACGCCGACAACATCGTGGAGCTGCGGAACCTGACCAAGGCCTACAAGATCCGCGGCCGGGAGGACGACTTCTACGCGGCCAGGAACGTCACCCTCGAGGTTCCGCGCGGGCGCACCGTCGCCATCGTCGGCGAGTCCGGCTCCGGCAAAACCACTACGGCCCGCATGCTCCTGAAGCTGATCGAGCCGACGAGCGGGAGCATGACCTTCGACGGCATGGACGTCGCCAGGCTTAGCAAGGAGCAGCTGCGCGACTTCCGGCAGCGGGTCCAGCCCGTCTTCCAGGACCCGTACTCCTCGCTGAACCCGGTGTTCACTATCGGACGGATCATCGAGGAGCCCCTCAGCACCTACAAACGAGGCAATGCCGGGGAGCGTGCTGCCCGCGTGCGGGAGCTGATGGACCAGGTGGCACTGCCGCACTCCATGCTCCGCCGCTACCCGTCCGAGCTCTCCGGCGGACAACGCCAGCGCGTGGCCATCGCCCGGGCACTGGCGCTGAAGCCCGAACTCCTGGTCTGCGATGAGCCTGTCTCCGCGCTCGACGTCCTGGTCCAGGCCCAGATCCTGAAGCTGCTCGGCGATCTGCAGGCCGAGCTGGGCCTGAGCTACCTCTTGATCTCCCACGACCTTGCGGTTGTCCGCTTGATCTCCGACTATGTGTGCGTAATGAAAGACGGTGAACTGGTGGAGGCGGCGTCGTCGGAAGAAGTGTTCACCAACCCGCGCCACCCCTACACCCGCCGCCTGCTGGCCTCCATCCCGGGTAATGAATTGGAGATCTACGATGACGACCCCGACATCGCCTCGTGA
- a CDS encoding MarR family winged helix-turn-helix transcriptional regulator, whose translation MPDLQNWPTARLLSTAARLVEHAWNEKLASLGLTHAGVIALEVLDAEGALAQAQLAAKVRVQAQTMGKTLSRLEAHGHITRVRSQSDRRSQLVSISDLGQQALESSRELERNLTPGGDAGADDLRDRLASVIRRLGTTRWGGTVPEPMELAGNEGLSDHG comes from the coding sequence ATGCCGGATTTACAGAACTGGCCTACCGCCCGGTTACTTTCAACCGCGGCACGGCTGGTCGAACATGCTTGGAACGAGAAGCTCGCCTCGCTGGGGTTGACCCATGCGGGCGTTATTGCGTTGGAGGTCCTCGATGCCGAGGGCGCTTTGGCGCAGGCCCAACTTGCGGCGAAGGTGCGGGTCCAGGCGCAGACGATGGGAAAGACGTTGTCGCGGCTCGAGGCCCACGGGCACATCACGCGGGTCAGGAGCCAGTCGGACCGCCGGTCCCAACTTGTCAGCATCTCCGATTTGGGTCAGCAGGCCCTCGAGTCGTCTCGCGAGCTGGAGCGCAATCTCACCCCGGGCGGCGATGCCGGGGCGGATGACCTGCGCGACCGGCTCGCGTCGGTGATCCGGCGCCTGGGGACGACCCGTTGGGGCGGCACCGTGCCAGAGCCTATGGAACTTGCCGGCAACGAGGGGCTATCCGACCACGGCTAG
- a CDS encoding ABC transporter substrate-binding protein — MSFSGPTPARRRPRRFAAIAAGLAAGALILSGCAQSQRGGAEGTGDDSVNSTFIFAASSDPKSLDPAFASDGESFRVSRQIFEGLVGVEPGTADPAPLLAESWETSKDGLSYTFKLKDGVKFHDGTDFNAEAVCFNFDRWYNFEGLQQSESVAYYYGSLFRGFADSPDTAVYKSCDATSETEVTVNLAKPFAGFIAALSLPAFGMQSPSALEEFKADEIGGSEEAPVLSEYAQGHPVGTGPFKFDKWDVGQQIEVSAFGDYWGEQGQVQKVIFRVIDDPQARRQSLESGDIDGYDLVAPADTKALADAGFNIVTRDPFTILYLGLNQTNEALAKPEVRQALAYAIDKEALVRQTLPEGTEVASQFIPPIVNGYNKDVTTYDFNPEKARQLLEQAGYGDGLTLEFNYPTGVSRPYMPTPEQVFTNLSAQLEDVGITIKAAPDKWSPDYLDRVQASANHDIHLLGWTGDYNDTDNFVGVFFGREKPEFGFDNPELFKALDEARQESVLEEQTPLYEQINEDIAKYVPAVPLAHPAPSLAFAPRVTSYPASPVNDEVYNMIKLSE; from the coding sequence ATGTCTTTCAGTGGTCCTACACCCGCGCGGCGCAGGCCTCGACGGTTTGCCGCCATCGCCGCGGGACTCGCCGCCGGCGCACTCATCCTGAGCGGTTGTGCCCAAAGCCAGCGCGGCGGGGCGGAAGGGACCGGGGACGACTCGGTCAACTCGACGTTCATCTTTGCTGCCTCATCGGATCCGAAGTCCCTGGATCCGGCATTCGCCAGCGATGGTGAGTCCTTCCGCGTGAGCCGGCAGATCTTCGAGGGACTCGTCGGGGTGGAACCCGGAACGGCCGATCCTGCCCCGCTGCTTGCCGAATCTTGGGAGACGTCCAAAGACGGGCTGTCCTACACTTTCAAGCTCAAAGACGGCGTGAAATTCCACGACGGCACCGACTTCAACGCCGAGGCTGTGTGCTTCAACTTCGACCGCTGGTACAACTTCGAGGGGCTCCAGCAGTCCGAGTCCGTGGCCTACTACTACGGCTCCCTGTTCCGCGGCTTTGCGGACAGCCCGGACACGGCGGTGTACAAGTCCTGCGACGCAACCAGCGAAACCGAAGTGACGGTGAACCTCGCGAAGCCCTTCGCCGGTTTCATCGCGGCGCTGTCGCTTCCCGCCTTCGGCATGCAGAGCCCGTCTGCCCTGGAGGAGTTCAAGGCCGACGAGATCGGCGGCTCCGAGGAAGCGCCCGTGCTCAGCGAGTACGCGCAGGGCCATCCGGTGGGCACCGGACCGTTCAAGTTCGACAAGTGGGACGTCGGGCAGCAGATCGAGGTGTCGGCCTTCGGGGATTACTGGGGCGAACAGGGCCAGGTCCAAAAGGTCATCTTCCGGGTCATCGACGATCCGCAGGCCCGCCGGCAGTCGCTGGAGTCGGGGGACATCGACGGCTATGACCTTGTGGCTCCGGCCGACACCAAGGCCCTCGCCGACGCCGGCTTCAACATCGTGACCCGCGACCCGTTCACCATCCTCTATCTGGGCCTCAACCAGACGAACGAGGCGCTGGCCAAGCCGGAGGTTCGCCAGGCGCTGGCCTACGCCATCGACAAGGAAGCCCTCGTGCGCCAGACCCTTCCCGAGGGCACGGAAGTCGCCAGCCAGTTCATTCCGCCGATCGTCAACGGCTACAACAAGGACGTCACCACCTACGACTTCAACCCGGAGAAGGCCCGCCAACTGCTGGAGCAGGCCGGCTACGGGGACGGGCTGACCCTCGAGTTCAACTACCCCACCGGCGTCTCGCGGCCCTACATGCCGACGCCGGAGCAGGTCTTCACAAACCTCAGCGCACAGCTGGAGGACGTCGGCATCACCATCAAGGCGGCGCCGGACAAGTGGTCCCCGGACTACCTGGACCGTGTGCAGGCGAGTGCGAACCACGACATCCACCTGCTGGGCTGGACCGGCGACTACAACGACACCGACAACTTCGTCGGAGTCTTCTTCGGCCGCGAGAAGCCGGAGTTCGGCTTCGACAATCCGGAGCTGTTCAAGGCGCTGGACGAGGCACGGCAGGAAAGCGTCCTCGAGGAGCAGACCCCGCTGTACGAGCAGATCAATGAGGACATCGCCAAGTATGTCCCGGCCGTTCCGCTGGCCCATCCGGCACCGTCGCTGGCTTTCGCGCCGCGGGTGACGTCCTACCCGGCGAGCCCGGTCAATGACGAGGTCTACAACATGATCAAGCTCAGCGAATAG
- a CDS encoding ABC transporter permease, translating to MLRVIGKRIALLIPTLLGLSVLLFLWVRSLPGGPATALLGDRATPEAVARINELYGFNRPLIEQYFIYMGKLLQGDFGTSLLTGRPVLEEFTTRFPATVELTIVALVFAIGLGIPLGYWAAKHYGRWPDHGSVLLSLVGITVPVFFLAFILKWLFAIRLPLLPTDGRQNPRIDATHVTDFYVLDGLLTREWDAAWDAFLHLILPGIALGTIPLAIIVRITRASVLEVQNADYVRTARAKGLLERTIRNRFILRNAMLPVTTTIGLQLGLLISGAVLTETVFAFSGIGRFLRDAIFNLDYPVLQGFIIFIAILYSLINLLVDVTYSVIDPRVRVQ from the coding sequence GTGTTAAGAGTCATCGGCAAGCGCATAGCGCTGCTCATTCCCACCCTGCTGGGACTGTCGGTCCTGCTGTTCCTCTGGGTCCGCAGCCTGCCCGGCGGTCCGGCCACCGCGCTGCTGGGCGACCGGGCAACGCCGGAAGCCGTCGCCAGGATCAACGAGCTGTACGGTTTCAATCGCCCGCTGATCGAGCAGTACTTCATCTACATGGGCAAGCTCCTGCAGGGTGACTTCGGCACGTCGTTGCTGACCGGCCGTCCCGTCCTGGAGGAGTTCACCACCCGCTTTCCCGCCACGGTGGAATTGACCATCGTGGCGCTGGTGTTCGCGATCGGGCTAGGCATCCCGCTGGGCTACTGGGCCGCCAAGCACTACGGCCGCTGGCCGGACCACGGTTCGGTACTGCTGAGCCTGGTCGGCATCACCGTCCCGGTCTTCTTCCTGGCCTTCATCCTCAAGTGGCTGTTCGCGATCCGGCTGCCGCTTCTCCCGACGGACGGTCGGCAGAATCCGCGGATCGACGCCACCCACGTGACGGACTTCTACGTGCTGGACGGCCTCCTCACCCGGGAGTGGGATGCTGCCTGGGACGCCTTCCTGCATCTGATCCTGCCCGGCATCGCGCTGGGCACCATCCCGCTGGCCATCATCGTCCGCATCACGCGGGCCTCCGTGCTGGAGGTGCAGAACGCCGACTACGTGCGCACGGCCCGGGCCAAGGGACTGCTGGAGCGGACCATCCGCAATCGCTTCATCCTGCGCAACGCCATGCTGCCGGTAACCACCACCATCGGCCTCCAGCTGGGCCTGCTGATCTCCGGAGCCGTCCTGACCGAAACCGTCTTCGCCTTCAGCGGCATCGGCCGCTTCCTGCGGGACGCCATCTTCAACCTCGACTATCCGGTGCTGCAGGGCTTCATCATCTTCATCGCGATCCTCTATTCGCTCATCAACCTACTCGTCGACGTGACGTACAGCGTCATCGATCCCAGGGTGCGTGTCCAATGA